Within the Sulfitobacter sp. JL08 genome, the region GCCTGATGAAATTCTGGCTGATCCGGTGCTGGAAGAGCGTGCGCGCGATCTGTCCAAGGGCCTGCGCTGTCTGGTCTGCCGCAACGAAAGCATTGATGAAAGCAATGCCGATCTTGCGCGCGATCTGCGGCTTCTGGTGCGCGAACGGCTGGTCGCAGGGGACAGCGATGACGAGGTGATTGACTTTGTTGTCGACCGTTACGGCGAATACGTTCTGTTGCAGCCGACAGTTGGCGGATCAAACTGGCTGTTATGGGCCGCAGGGCCGCTGATGCTGATCCTGGCGGGGGGCATCGGGGTGGTTTACCTGCGCGGCCGTGCCAGTGCCCCGCAGCAACATGAAACCGCGCTGAACGACGCGGAAAAGGCCCGTCTGAAGAAAATTTTGGAACAATGACGTCCGGTTTCGCTTTTCACGCTTAGCGCCCGCCGATA harbors:
- a CDS encoding cytochrome c-type biogenesis protein gives rise to the protein MTFWKHVIWVLALAMMAWTAPAGAVQPDEILADPVLEERARDLSKGLRCLVCRNESIDESNADLARDLRLLVRERLVAGDSDDEVIDFVVDRYGEYVLLQPTVGGSNWLLWAAGPLMLILAGGIGVVYLRGRASAPQQHETALNDAEKARLKKILEQ